The following are from one region of the Magallana gigas chromosome 4, xbMagGiga1.1, whole genome shotgun sequence genome:
- the LOC136269628 gene encoding uncharacterized protein, giving the protein MHTYTFTYITGDVNIEVTLGTLFGGFILGVIVSAVATILLYKRLKFRITNREDFRVMFADNRDGCAGFDDSGARISDRNDIKQKVATLSPFSLAETQGYNLSSKQEDERTEDVYNHLREQTKEHDDDTYDHACAVPNHSTDLSDYSNIQDAATFHTPPSEDGDDYSTLRH; this is encoded by the exons ATGCACACTTATACGTTTACTTATATTACCGGAGACGTCAACATTGAAGTAACACTTGGGACATTGTTTGGCGGATTTATTCTAGGTGTGATTGTATCAGCTGTTGCAACGATCTTGTTGTACAAAAGATTAAAATTTCGAATCACAAACAG AGAGGATTTCAGAGTTATGTTTGCAGACAACAGAGACGGTTGTGCAGGATTTGATGACAGTGGTGCTCGAATTTCTGATAGAAACGACATAAAG CAAAAAGTTGCAACATTATCCCCATTTTCTCTTGCTGAAACACAAGGATACAATTTGTCTAGCAAACAAGAAGATGAAAGGACCGAAGACGTCTACAATCATTTGCGTGAACAAACAAAAGAGCACGATGACGACACTTACGATCACGCATGCGCTGTGCCCAATCACAGTACAGATCTGTCTGATTACAGTAATATACAAGATGCAGCCACTTTTCATACACCACCGTCAGAAGATGGAGATGATTATTCTACATTAAGACATTGA